CGAGCGTGAAAAGGTCGCGAAACCCGCGCCTTATGACGGCGGCGAGGCGCTGCAACGATGCAGCGAAACTGCAACGTCACAGcacaaataaaactttttttatagaacacaaaataaaatttattattttacttaatagatattatataaacttaaaatacttaaatttatatttaaaaaaaaaatactttttaatacatacattgcttcttttatattattaatgcactttaataaaataaatatatttttttgtttcaaaattagCATAAAGTACTTTGTACTatcagatgtaaaaaaaactaaaaaatttctttacataaaacattttacatcatataaaaaaacttaagtatgtatgtatgtatatcgtTTATTGTTTCTCCTCGCAGGGCTTATAAGGCGTTTTTTGAGAGGAACGATCCCAAACCTCTTACAAGACCATACCTCCTTCCTAACCCGACCTGACCATTGCGGCCCTTTACACTCttttcctccctcccttcctcgcCCTCTAACAATTTTACCCCCGATTTTTACCCTTCCTCTCCACCTACTTAATCTATATCCACTCTTTATCCGCTCTTTCCTCGCGCGACAGGCTCTCTGCATCCTAGCTGAACTCCTTCCTGCTCAGTCGCCTCTCAAACTTCCTTCTTCGCTTCCTGTCTAGCTCCGCTCCGCCTCCTGCCAACTCCTTACTCTGCTCCAATTCTGCACCTAAAATAACCTTTCCATTGACGTTTTtaaagggacgtacccaaccctttacaacACTTCTCATCCATAACCCGACCTGACCATTACGGCCTTTTACACTCtttttccctccctcccttcctcgcCCTCTAccccttttccttttcttcttagCTGCCCCCTCCCCCGCTTCTTCCCATCCTATCTCATCTTCCATTCCTCCCTTTTCTCGTTCGACAGGCTCTCTGACCCCTAGCTGGATCCCTTCCTGTTCGGTCGCTTCTCAAACTTCCTTCTTCGCTTCCTGTCCAGCTCCTCGCCGCCCTCTGCCAACTCCTTATTCTGCTCCAACTCTGCACCCAAAATATTTATCCAATCTTCTCCTTACCACCCATTGTCCTAACCCCCTCCCTATTCCCTTCTCTTACCCCCTCTCCATTATCTCTTTTAGTTACATTTTCGCCTTCCCCCGCCACATCCCTTTAAAAAACTCTTTCTTCCCGTTCATATTCTCCCCTCTGTCACCTCATATTTAACCCGAACAACCAGCTTTTTCCACCGGACACCCGGCGCCGTCTCGGTCCTCCGCCACTCTTCCCGCCAAAGCTCCCGTCTCTTATTACTTAATTTcccctccctcttcctctctacTTCTCCCCTACCCTTCCCTACCCTCTGTGCGAGTGAGTGCATGTGCGTAACCCCCTCCTCTATCCTCCCTCTCCCCTGCTCTCCTCCTCTTACAAACAAACTTTCCCTAGCCCCTGTCTTTTCACCTCCTCCCTCTCCACCACTCTACGCCTCCTCCACCCTCCTTATGCTCTTgagtgcgtgtgtgcgtgtaacCCCTGCCTCTCTCTACCCTCTCGTCTATtgctctcctcttcctcctctcgcCTTCGTACGCCTTGTCTCACCCTCGCTGTACTGCCACCATTTGCCTTCAATCGACCCATTTcttcgatcgatcgatctccATCGCTCGCTTCACAAACATTTTCGCGAACATTTTTGCGGTGCGTTGTGTATCCGCCTTAACTTTTGCTCAAGCTGTTTCTTGCGCCATCTCCTCCTTCGTCGGTACCTGCGCTCTCCTCTCTGCCGATCCGCTCCGTACGCCAGCCCCGTACTCACATCTCGCCGCTCTGCAGTGGTGCCAACCTGCAGCTCCCTTTTGGAGCAGCTGACACTCCGCGCCGACTCAGACTTTATCCGGATCTCTCCTACCGTGCTTCCTTCCCAGGCCAACCAACACTCCACACGTCACCACTCTGTTCCACCACCTTGCTCCGTGTCCTCGCTCCCCCTCCACCACCTCACCCTCCCACCTGTCTTTTCATCTTCTTACTCGTCATCCTAACCTCAATGCACACTCTTATTTTCTTCCATCACCACTCTCCAATCCCTCTGTCCGCGGCTCCTCCTCTACTTCCTCAGCTTCGTCCGCGCCTCCTCTACCTGATCCGCCACACTGCTTTATTTCCTCTTCCTTTGCCTCCTCTCAAggcctttttctctttcctctaaCTCTCCGGGCCAACCATCCACTCCCCCGCCATCTTTGATTCccctaaaaaaatttaagtaatacATAACGTATTTAGTCTTTAGTAATACATCACATATAAAGAAACAGTCTTTAGTATTCCATCATAGTCTTTAGTATTTTACAGTCTTTAGTCTTTACATAACAGTCTTTAGCATTATatgttttcttatattaataagGAAACAGTCTTTAGTTATCATATAATGAACAAAATAGTAAGATAATATTGTAACTACTTATAACTTTTTCAGATTACATAAAGTATGATGTGTAAAAAAGTATGCTGTTTCTAATCACTACTTGAATCTTGATTTAAATCAATTGTATTATTGTCTGTTGTTGAATCTCGATGTAAATCAATTGTATCATTGTCTGTTGTTGAATCTCTACTAGAATCAATTGTatcatttgaaaatattttcataaagcTACTAGTCCAGTCATTTGGTAGTTTTACCTGGAAAGTTTTCCGggagttttgaaaattggtaattttatatatttcgatgtgctctttccgaatttcaactttgccaCCTCGTATCTTTGCCGCTCgcgccgccatattggaaaaatggcgcctaaaagcagttttttgacaatatctcctttccgactcattccacgataaaaacatttatatacaaaataaaactagagaaaatttcctacaatttatgtaataaccttttttttcgtaaaattaatagttttggcATACGAGCGCCGCAAAGTGTAGTTCAACACGCGTTTTGGCCTAAAAACTCATTTCCACACCACCTTGAGGTAGAGTAagcggcgcgttttttttaccgtggtATCCCCAGTAGGCCTAGTCCACATGCAATTcactattctaaaatttagcgCATTCTTTTTCGCTTCGCTGTTCTTGATGGACCAGGTGTTGCGAGTTCATCGTCATTAGTACTGATCGAAACGTCACAGACCGAAATTTCTTCCACATCATCCGCGATGGGATTATCAGTTTCATCGCAATCCTCTTTGTTCTCGAATTCATCATACGTTTGCTCGAAAATAGTCTCCGTTTCTTCCTCTTCATCGCTATCTTGTGATGGAACTTGCGAGTTAATTATCACAGGTACCACTACAATTCGTGCATATAACTGAGCACTTTAACCCAGCCTTTCTGCATTCACAGGCTTTTTTGACATCTTTTTtgacatcttttttatttatttatttagtgctCCGTTATATGCACGAATTGTAGTGGTACCTGTGATAACTCGCAAGTTCCATCACAAGATagcgacgaagaagaagaaacggagACTATTTTCGAGCAAACGTATGATAAAATCGAGAACGAAGAGGATTGCGATGAAAATGATAATCCCATCGCGGATGATGTGGAAGAAATTTCGGTCTGTGACGTTTTGATCAGTACTAATGACGATGAACTCGCAACACCTGGTCCATCAAGAACAGCGAAGCGAAGAAGAATGcgctaaattttagaatagtgAATTGCATGTGGACTAGGCCTACTGGGGATaccacggtaaaaaaaacgcgccgctTACTCTACCTCAAGGTGGTGTGGAAATGAGTTTTTAAGCCAAAACGCGTGTTGAACTACACTTTACGGCGCTCGGACgccaaaactattaattttacggaaaaaaggttattacataaattgtaggaaattttctctagttttattttgtatatcaatgtttttatcgtggaatgagtcggaaaggagatattgtcaaaaaactgcttttaggcgtcatttttccaatatggcggcacGAGCGGCAAAGATACGAGGtggcaaagttgaaattcggaaagagcacatcgaaatatataaaattaccaattttcaaaactccCGGAAAACTTTCCAGGTAACCTCTTCTTTTACGACCAAATGACTGGACTATACGTAATATATCCAATTTCTCTGTAtgtcttctttctctcttcttctctttatctttctaaATGCGTAATAAAGTTTCActtacagacatttttttcgGTGTTTTTTGTGACTTCGTGACTTTGCGATCCATTGCTATATTTTCTTGTTgcttttcaattattttcccaGGACCTTGCATTACCTCAGGCTCCAAGCTGTCATCTATTGCCTTTATCttgtttaattcttttttaaaatttactctTGTTCGTTTCGCACCTGATTGCTGATTGCTTCTTACAGATTGCATTTTACGTTTCAAAATAGTCTTGTAATGATTCTCACATTGCGTACTGCTTCGTACAATGTTTAGTTCTGTTAAGATATCATTAGATATTTGTATCCACATTCATTTTTTACATGgctttaaaaaacaaaaaaatattcagtGGCAATTGTGATGCAGAAGCCTACATTTCtcagaaaaatattgcaaaatgcaTCACTGTGCAAGATGCGCATTTATCACATTTAAAATCAGTGACTGTTATGTTGAGCGTTCCCAATATTGTCAGGATTCGCGCGCGGTCGCGACGGTCACAACGTAATGCTTGGCGTAGTCGCAAGCGGGCGCGACAAGTACCGATGAGGCGTGCAAATCGGAGCCGATGCTTCGACCTTCCCCCGAATCCGGTGCTCCGACCAGAAGCAATCCGGAGTCAGTAATAAACGGACGTATTCTTGAGTACTCTACGAATGAGTCATTTTTTCCTCTGCGAACCTCTGCCTCCATACACCACAGAGAACTGGCGACAAGGATGGGATCTCTCCCACAGCCGGCGAGAAGCTCGTACTAGCACGATAAAGGAGTCGCGCCGCGCAAAAGCACGGCCAGATCCGAAGCACGCGTGAGTACGATCGTGAAGCGCCAGGACGTGCACACGTGGCGTCATTACGGTTCACCGGGAGACATGTTACATCTTCACGAGCAATCCCGATACGGGAGAGATCGCTTGCTACGTTCGAGCCGGTACCCCGGGTACGGAATTACCTTTGCGTTACGGGTGATTTCGGATTACTCATGATACATTGTCCGTTACATTCTACGACGTTCGAGAAACCGAGCCGTTGTCGCTAGTCACGGAGGTCACCTTGGACCATGGCAGCCGTCGTATTACATGGCAATTTTAGTATCAAAGTTTTCGACCCGACCACGACGGAGTGGGCGAGGTGGCTCCAGCGTTTTCAAACGGCggtaaaaatctttaaagtaCCCAAGGAGCAACAAGTCCTGtacttattacattttattgggACGTCGGCTTTTGATGTCATCTGCAATAAATTGGCACCGGCAGACCCGTACACGGCTACCTTCAATACATTAGTGACAAGTTTAGCGGAATTCTACGCGCCTGAGCCCCTAGAGATCACCGAAAACTTTCGTTTTCACCAACGTAAACAAAAAGATGGTGAAAGCGTTAAAGACTACGTGGCCGCGCTACATAAACTAAGCGCGCGCTGCAATTTTAGGGCGTACCTGAAAACGGCTTTGTGAAAACAGTTCGTTTTCGGTTTGGCGAGCAGCCGGGCGCAATCAAGACTACTGGAAATGAAGGACTTAAAGTTCGAAAAGGCGATCCAAGTGGCTACCTCGATGGAGTTATCGGAGAAGGACACCCTACAATTACAAAATGGATCAACGAGCGTCAAATACATTGACTCCAATGACAAGAAGACGGAGAAGAAAATGCAGCGGAAGCGGAAGCCTGCCACGAAGTTCCAAAAAGAAAAGGGCGAATCGGTTAATGGCAGTAGATCTAACACGAACACAAGTGCAAATTCTAATATTTCCTGTTTCAGATGTGGCGGTAGCCATTTAGCTACAAAATGTACACTCGATAGGAGCGTTAAATGTCATCATTACGGGACACCAGGCCACCTGCGTAAAGTGTGTATGGCGGCGAAACGCGCGCCCGCAAACCAAGTAGAGGAAATATTAGTCGTGAAACACCCGGAGTTCAGAGAAAAGTTTTTTGAGACGATTACAGTCGAGGGTAAACCTTTGCGATTCGAAGTATAGATAGCGGAGCTGCGGTAACCATCGTGAGTACACATACGTTACAGAGTTTGTCTTTATTCGAACGGTTACAACTGACTACGTTACAATTAATTACCTTTTGCAAAACGCCGATTAAGATTGTAGGCGTGGTACCCGTGATGGTTAGCTGGcgagaaattaaaatcaagTTTTTGTACGTTTTGAATGTCGAGCGCGAACCATTGTTAGGCCGTGAGTGAATTCGGCAATTGCACATACGTCTAACGGATACCGTTAACCCTAGAACTCACACGTGGGGTCGATTTCGACCCCAGGCGAACTTTGAACTACGCTCCTGAGCTAGCGAGTGACATTATCGACTCAGGACCTGAACCATAATTCATTTCAATTCTCTAAAAGTAGGGCTACGTCGGACGCAGCGTTAGTTGTTCGCTAGTAGTGAGGCAGCACCGTCGCAAAGCGTGCATGGCGTCGATATTGACCCCACGTGTGAGTTATCGTTTGTTTCGTCGGTAAgctcattttatattttttgctagaatcaatatatttcatgtattattaCGTACTCTGAGCATAAATagtcataaatattataatacaacaaAAGGAGGTACCGATTCATTCGATCAAATGTGCCATGAATATTCGACGGCTCGAAAGACTCTACGGTGGCCCATAAGGATATGGCTGGCGATGCTCGATCAAAAGTCGGCTAAAAGAAGCGCGCAAGATGTGGCTTGTGTCCCAGGACACAGGATCGCAAGGCTCAGATGTATTGCGAAATGTGCCACCGAGCCGCCTGCGACGATCACAGAGTTGTCTTCTGCTGCGACTGTGCGGTATGCGactaaataagtatttttcatttttactattatttttactattttgtatcaaataaaaataaaataatacttaaaatacaattttttatggtttttttatcaactttttccatatttcaactttgcaaatttcttcatttttatagTCCCAaagaaatatactttttgaatAGAACATAGcgatgacaatttttttccaatagtCTAATGTGTCCTTTTTAAAACCCcgtttgaattttgaaaatcggttgattacaaaaaaagatacaaatttttgttaaaaaaaaaagaggtttttgctaattttctgcatttttcggtctttaaatcgatttttcacTAACTAAACttgagtaaaattaaattcattgcataccattttcttctttattaaaaaacaaagaaattcATGTACTATTAAAACCCTTTATCTTTGTAGGACCggttttacaataaaaaaaaagcgtgGGGTCGATATTGACCCCACGTGTAAgttaaaaggtaaaaaaatgacGTGTGAGTTCTAgggttaatataataaatacgtcaCGTAGTGATACGGAATGCAAAATTACAGaactattacaattatatcggAGTAAACTAGACCCACACTCGACCAAAATTAGAGGTTTACAAGCAAAGCTCACCTTGAAAGGAAACGTTAAACCGGTGTTTCTCAAAGCCCGTACCGTTCCTTTCAAACTATTACTGTTGGTTGACCAGGAATTACAATCGCTTGTTTCGAAAGGCGTCCTTGAGAACACGTCAAGATGGGCTACCTCCATTGTGCCGGTGTTGAAGAAAGACAATACGGTACGCATATGCGGGGATTTTAGCGTCACTATAAATCCTTGCTTACTCGTCGATGAGCATCCGTTGCCTACCACTGATACATTATTCGCGAATATGGCGGGCGGAGAAAAATTTTCCGAGATAGACTTGCAACAAGCCTATTTGCATTTAGAAGTTCGggagaaagataaagaattaCTCACTCTCAATACGCATAGAGGCCTTTTTCGAAATACACGCTTAATGTATGGAAGCGCATCAGCGCCGGCCACTTGGCAGCGTGAAATGGAAACCTTGTTGCAGGGTATCGAGGGGATAATGGTATTTTTAGATGACATTCGAGTCACGGGACCTACCGAGGAAATCCATTTACAACGCCTGAAACAAGTATTGCAACGCCTGGGCGACGCCAATATTAGGATAAACGAAAGCAAAA
The window above is part of the Temnothorax longispinosus isolate EJ_2023e chromosome 8, Tlon_JGU_v1, whole genome shotgun sequence genome. Proteins encoded here:
- the LOC139817655 gene encoding uncharacterized protein; translated protein: MKDLKFEKAIQVATSMELSEKDTLQLQNGSTSVKYIDSNDKKTEKKMQRKRKPATKFQKEKGESVNGSRSNTNTSANSNISCFRCGGSHLATKCTLDRSVKCHHYGTPGHLRKVCMAAKRAPANQVEEILVVKHPEFREKFFETITVEGKPLRFEV